A genomic segment from Flavobacterium inviolabile encodes:
- a CDS encoding DUF3467 domain-containing protein, protein MSDNKQQGQINIELDEQVADGIYSNLAIINHSNTEFVIDFVNIMPGVPKAKVKSRIILTPQHAKRLLGALAENITRFEAAHGEIKEAELPSIPLNFGPTGQA, encoded by the coding sequence ATGAGTGATAATAAACAGCAAGGACAAATCAATATTGAATTGGATGAGCAGGTAGCCGACGGGATTTACTCCAATCTGGCAATCATCAATCATTCCAACACAGAATTCGTAATTGATTTTGTGAACATTATGCCGGGAGTGCCAAAAGCAAAAGTAAAATCCAGAATTATACTTACTCCGCAGCATGCAAAACGTTTATTAGGAGCTTTAGCAGAAAACATAACACGGTTTGAAGCAGCTCATGGTGAAATCAAAGAGGCAGAATTGCCTTCGATACCTTTAAATTTCGGACCAACAGGTCAAGCTTAA
- a CDS encoding IS3 family transposase (programmed frameshift): MKDTTTTRVKRTQKDYNMAFKLAVVSRVEQGEMTYKQAQTVYGIQGRSTVLVWLRKYGNLDWSKPNLLFMSKSKETPAQIIKRLEKELAGEKLRNKILNTMIDISDSQYGTQIRKKFFSQTIFRLREGAGISLSKSCRLFGISRQAIYQEQKRILDRESELLKVKHLVLSLRLEMPRIGTRKLYYLLSKQFDQQGVKIGRDALFGYLRREKLLVKPMKSYTKTTYSKHWLHKYENLLKECEIKRPEQVYVSDITYVKSSRKTHYLSLVTDAYSRKIMGYKLSDDMSSENVVQALKMAIQNRKSTLPLIHHSDRGLQYCSKIYQEVLAKNGITPSMTDGYDCYQNALAERINGILKNEFLFYKCKDGQTLGKLIKTAIETYNAKRPHLSLMMKTPNFIHEKTSQVNLTG, encoded by the exons ATGAAAGACACAACAACAACGCGAGTTAAGCGTACTCAAAAGGATTATAATATGGCTTTTAAATTAGCTGTAGTTTCCCGAGTTGAACAAGGCGAAATGACCTATAAACAGGCTCAAACTGTTTACGGTATCCAAGGCAGAAGTACTGTTTTGGTTTGGCTTCGAAAATATGGTAACTTAGACTGGAGTAAACCAAATCTGTTATTTATGTCTAAATCTAAAGAAACCCCGGCTCAGATTATTAAACGATTAGAGAAAGAACTGGCAGGTGAGAAACTTCGAAATAAGATTCTCAATACGATGATCGACATTTCTGATAGTCAGTACGGAACCCAGATCCGAAAAAAGT TTTTCTCCCAAACCATCTTCCGACTCCGGGAAGGAGCAGGAATAAGTTTGTCCAAAAGTTGCCGATTGTTTGGGATAAGTAGGCAAGCTATATATCAGGAACAAAAAAGAATCCTCGATCGGGAATCTGAGTTACTCAAAGTAAAGCATCTGGTTCTTTCTTTGCGATTGGAAATGCCACGTATAGGGACACGTAAACTATATTACCTACTTTCGAAGCAATTTGATCAACAGGGTGTAAAGATAGGTCGTGATGCCTTATTTGGTTATCTAAGAAGGGAGAAGTTACTTGTTAAACCAATGAAGAGTTACACTAAAACTACCTATTCTAAACATTGGCTACACAAGTACGAAAATCTTTTGAAAGAGTGTGAGATTAAACGTCCTGAACAGGTATATGTAAGCGACATCACTTATGTCAAATCATCCCGGAAAACCCATTATCTGTCTTTAGTTACTGATGCTTATAGCAGAAAAATAATGGGGTATAAGCTGAGTGATGATATGAGTTCTGAAAATGTGGTACAGGCATTAAAAATGGCTATACAGAATAGGAAATCAACATTACCCCTGATACATCACTCCGATAGAGGATTACAATATTGTTCTAAAATTTATCAGGAAGTATTAGCTAAAAACGGTATTACACCCTCTATGACTGACGGATATGATTGTTATCAAAATGCTTTAGCTGAAAGAATAAACGGAATTTTAAAAAACGAATTCTTGTTTTATAAATGCAAAGATGGTCAGACTTTAGGAAAGCTTATAAAAACAGCGATAGAAACGTATAATGCTAAAAGACCTCATTTGAGTTTAATGATGAAAACGCCTAATTTTATACATGAAAAAACCAGCCAGGTAAACCTGACTGGTTAA